TGGCCCTCTTCGACGAGTGAATCAAATTCCTCGGCGGAGACAAAAAAGTAATGCACCCCATGTTCCTCGCCGGGACGCGGAGGGCGGGTGGTTGCCGAAACGGACAGCCACACCTCCGGATAGTTGTCCCGGATGTACGTGGACACCGTGCCTTTGCCAACTGCGGTTGGACCTGCCAGAACTGTCAGCCGCGGTTGCGACACTGAGGACCTCATTTGCTCTCGTTGTGATTCGGCCCCGACGGCGCGGCCGCAGTGAAAGCGGCCCCTAGTCGGATTCCAAAAATTCAATCAGCGCTTTGCGCTGGTGGACGCCCAGACCACGCACACGGCGGGTCGGAGCAATACCTACGGTAGTCATTATTCCAGCTGCGCGGCGCTCTCCGACGCCAGGCAGTGCCCGGAGCAGATCCACCACCTTCAGGCGGCCTACTGCTTCCTCGGAAGACCGGGACAGGATGACCTCTTCCACGGACAATTCCCCGGTCTTGATTTTGGCCTTGATGTCGGCCCGCACGGATCTGGCCGCGGTTGCCTTTTCCCGGGCTCTGGTGCGTTCGTCTTCGGTCAGTGGCTTGAGGTTCAACAGAGCCTCCCGGGCAAGGACTGACCCGGCATCAGCTGCTCAAAACACAGCGGCAGTGCTGGGACGGTGCTGGTGTATGGGGGTACGGTCTGAACCTATCCGCAACCCCGCCGCAATTGCAATGTGCTCCACTACCCGATCAGGGCACCGGGACGGCACGG
This genomic interval from Arthrobacter sp. zg-Y820 contains the following:
- the mihF gene encoding integration host factor, actinobacterial type; amino-acid sequence: MNLKPLTEDERTRAREKATAARSVRADIKAKIKTGELSVEEVILSRSSEEAVGRLKVVDLLRALPGVGERRAAGIMTTVGIAPTRRVRGLGVHQRKALIEFLESD